From Roseburia hominis, the proteins below share one genomic window:
- a CDS encoding FAD-dependent oxidoreductase — translation MRKADYLILGNGIAGLSAAGAVRGEDKDARILIVTREKWPTYVRPLLSKAGLKLADFDVLHMVDEAWHKENRIELVRNMTAEEIDVKNHVIRCATDKIEYGKCIYALGGDAWLPPVKGRNFPGIFVLRNIEDMQAIKRWALRAGRVVVIGGGVIGMEIGEALYRHKMQVTVLENQPRILPRVLDEETAEEYVMRLNQVCKGTQGNLMVRTNVNVAEILGEDCVTGVRLADGEVLDCDMVIFSCGIRSCTELASRAGIEVERAVVVDEYMRTSAEDIYACGDCAQFRGNCAALWKPAMEQGRIAGLAACGVYEKYRPQKFPVLCNSSLVSLFAVGDLAIFGEEGYRIEVSDNRKDSGAAMSNGEEGCVAGRVRKEMEKIAVMPRETGTYKRLVYRGDRLVGAALVGNLSEMQALREKMADEEGSYE, via the coding sequence ATGAGAAAAGCGGATTATCTGATTCTTGGGAATGGAATTGCCGGCCTCAGTGCTGCCGGGGCGGTTCGGGGTGAGGACAAGGACGCCCGGATTCTGATTGTGACACGGGAAAAATGGCCGACTTACGTGCGCCCGCTGCTTTCCAAGGCGGGCCTGAAGCTGGCGGATTTTGACGTGCTTCATATGGTAGATGAGGCGTGGCACAAAGAAAACCGGATCGAGTTGGTTAGAAACATGACGGCAGAGGAAATCGATGTTAAGAATCATGTGATCCGGTGTGCGACGGACAAAATAGAATATGGAAAATGTATTTATGCTTTGGGAGGAGACGCGTGGCTGCCGCCGGTAAAAGGACGGAACTTTCCGGGCATTTTTGTGCTTCGAAATATAGAAGATATGCAGGCAATCAAAAGATGGGCGCTGCGGGCTGGGAGAGTGGTCGTGATCGGCGGCGGTGTGATCGGTATGGAAATCGGCGAGGCGCTGTACCGCCATAAAATGCAGGTGACCGTGCTGGAGAATCAACCGCGAATCCTGCCGCGGGTGCTGGATGAGGAGACGGCAGAGGAGTACGTTATGCGGCTCAACCAGGTTTGCAAAGGGACGCAGGGGAATCTTATGGTGCGGACGAATGTGAATGTGGCTGAGATTTTGGGAGAAGATTGTGTGACGGGCGTTAGACTGGCAGATGGCGAGGTGCTGGACTGTGATATGGTTATTTTTTCCTGTGGGATTCGTTCCTGCACGGAGCTGGCAAGCCGGGCGGGGATCGAGGTAGAGAGGGCGGTCGTCGTAGACGAATACATGAGAACCAGTGCGGAGGATATTTACGCCTGTGGAGATTGTGCACAGTTCCGGGGAAATTGTGCGGCTTTGTGGAAGCCTGCCATGGAGCAGGGGAGGATCGCCGGTCTTGCGGCCTGCGGAGTTTATGAGAAATACAGACCGCAGAAGTTTCCGGTACTCTGTAATTCGTCGCTGGTGTCTTTATTTGCAGTGGGAGATCTGGCCATTTTTGGTGAGGAAGGATACCGGATCGAGGTGTCGGATAACAGGAAGGATTCCGGCGCGGCGATGAGTAATGGGGAGGAAGGCTGCGTGGCAGGACGGGTGCGAAAAGAAATGGAGAAGATAGCGGTAATGCCGCGGGAAACGGGCACCTATAAGAGGCTGGTTTATCGGGGGGATCGTCTTGTGGGAGCGGCGCTGGTCGGGAACTTATCGGAGATGCAGGCGCTGAGAGAAAAAATGGCAGATGAGGAGGGCTCTTATGAATAA